The Blastopirellula sediminis sequence CGACCGTTACGCAAATGTCGAGCACCGGATTCAGCTGGCTGTTGACCAGTACCGGCACGACCGGTTGTCTGGCGGTGACCGAGACGATGCGCTGCGGCGTCGCAATTTCGACCGACAAGTCGTCGATCATCACGCCGCTCTCGTCCGGCGTCGTGCTAGTGAAGCGGATTTTCTGCGGAAGTCCGTTCGGAAGCGGCAGCGATAGTCGATTCTGGAACGAGCCGATCTTGGCGGTTCCGCGGTCGTGATAGAGCGTCGTCCACTTCTGCCCGTCGCTCGCTTCTACGAGAAAATCAAACGGTGCTCGCTGCGTCCAACGTTCGAACCAGAATTCCAGCCGATCAACCTTGGCGCTCGTCTTCGGCGGCGTCCAGGTGACGCTCCGTTTCTCGCCACCCAGCAGACGCAAGCTTTGCTTGCCGCTGCGGTGGTGCGCGGTATGAACGACGGCCTGATTCGGCTCGGCAGTCCAATTGCCCGACGTGTCGTCGGTAGAGCGAAGTTCGCCGGCAGCGAACTCTTCAAAGCCGGTTGCGATGCGACTTGGTGCGACTGGCTCTGCGACGGCGAGATTTCCCCACGCAATCGCAGACCAGGCGATGCAGAACGCTAATGGTGAACGGCGAATAAACATGGCGGATTTCACAGGTTCGTACTTCGTGCAAGTCGTGCAGGCAGTTTAGTGGCGTTTGGTGGAGAGGGCGAACTCAAACTGGTTTTTATCTTGGCTGACGATCGCGGAAAGTTCCGAGCGAATGTTGTAGCGGCTGGGAATCAGGATCCCGGCTACTGAACTGCCGGGCTCGCTGGCGGTCGGCGTGGCGCCCGGATCGGCGTCGGTCGCTTCTCCTTCCCAGGTTACTTTGACGGTATGTTTGCCGGGAACCGCCCCTTTAATTTGCGTCAAATATTCGAGATAGAACTCGCCTGACTCGTTGGTCATACCGACCGAACGGCGGCCAAATTCCGGCTCAAACACGACCCGCAGTCCCGGGACTTGTTTACCGTCGACCGTGATCTTGCCGGTCACGTTGACCAGGTCAGGGAGATCGCTCCGGCTGGAACCGCATCCTGCGGCGCTTGCGAGCGCTAGGATGGCCAGCCACTTCCAAGGTTTCTGGAACATCGACGTCCTTTGCAAAGTAAGTAGGGTTGGCTCGGCTGACGACCACTTCGCGGCGGTCGTCAGCGGTTCGTGAACTTCGGAGGCGATTAGTATTCGCCGATCACTTCTCCGTCATTGCGCTGACCGAGTCGCAAGTAGGTGGTGGTGTCGATCGTTTCGGGGACGAAGCGGACCGAACCGTCGCCGAGGGTGAACTGGGCGCCGCCGGCGTGACGACTGGTGAAGACCCGTTCGCGCTGCCAGGTGCTGGAGCCCCCGTTTTCGTTGATCGGAAAATCAACGACGCCGACGATGCCGAAGACGCTCGCCACCGAGCAAGCCATGCACTTGTCGAGTCGCGTACCGACCCAGACGCCTTGCTGCTTGATCACCTTCTGGCTTTTTTCTCCCACCATCAAGGTGTTGCTCAGGCCGTCGGTGATTTCGGCGAAGCGAACGCTGCGCGGGCCCAAGATTCCTTCTGGACGATAGGTGCCGTTTACCGCGTCGGTGCGGCCATACAGCGGATTGGACGAAGCTGCCGCGGTTGGCGAATAGCTGGTTCCGGCCGCTGCCGTATCAAAGCGTCCGAGTACGCCGCTGTAGTTTGACGCGCCCGATACAAAACTGCCGCTGGTGACCAGTTTGGCGGGGTTGTCAGAGGGGCAGATGTAGGCCTCCAGGTAAGTCCCGGTCAGATTGACGTCGGCCGAGCCGAGCGACGACGTGTTGGGATTCAACTGATCATGCAGCGTGGTTTGTTCGATGAAGGGGAGGATGAGCGTTCCCCAGCCCCACGAAGCTTTGCCGAGCGTGCTCGCGGCGCGTCCTTCTTGGAAGTAGATCCAGCCAGGGGGAAGCTTCTGGAACGTGTCGTGATAGTTGTGCATGCCCAGTCCAATCTGTTTCAGATTGTTGCTGCACTGCATGCGACGTGCGGCTTCGCGGGCTTGTTGAACTGCCGGAAGCAACAGCGCGATGAGAACGCCGATGATCGCGATGACCACCAACAGCTCAACGAGCGTAAATCCTTTGCTTTTCATGCGACTGACTCGTATTAAAGAAAGATAAATGAAAATGCGATTGCGAGGGCATGGATGGGGCGAATCTTGGGAACAGTATTAATTCGACAATTCGATATCAAAGTGGTTTTCGGCGCCGGTCACTTCCAGCTCGATCACCTTCGGGTTGCGTGCGCAAGAGGGCAATTTGCGGGATGACGGAGAAGGGCGCCGTACGGCGTATTCCGGATTCGACTCTTCGATCAGCGGAACGGAGTCGAGCTCCTGGCCGTCGAACATTACCGTAACGCGGTGCGAACCGAGCACGGCGCCGTCGTGCGTTTGATAGGTGGTCAGCTCGAAGCTGCCATCGGGGCCGAGCTTCGAGGTCGCCGGCTTGCCGACCAGCGTCGAACCGCTCTTCGCAACCGGCGTGAACAGGATCGTGGCGTTGGTAATCGGTTGCGTTTGGCAGGTGACCCGTCCGGTGACGTGCCCAAGCGGAAAGTCCTCCGAGCCGCAGCCGCTCGCCAGCAGTAAACAGCCGAGGAGCAATACGGAGCCGCCCTTGCGTTTCAGCGCGGAAGCGATCATTAGAATTCTCCCACCGGGTTGCGATCGTCGATGCGGGCGAGATTCGGGAGCAACGTGGTCTGGTCGAGGTTTTCGCTCAAAAAGCGAGCCGAACCGTCGAACAGAACAAACTGCACGCCGCCAGGATGTTGACTGGCGTAAACCATCGGAGCGAAGGCGAGATCGAGTCCGGCCGCTTGCGGAT is a genomic window containing:
- a CDS encoding DUF1559 domain-containing protein; protein product: MKSKGFTLVELLVVIAIIGVLIALLLPAVQQAREAARRMQCSNNLKQIGLGMHNYHDTFQKLPPGWIYFQEGRAASTLGKASWGWGTLILPFIEQTTLHDQLNPNTSSLGSADVNLTGTYLEAYICPSDNPAKLVTSGSFVSGASNYSGVLGRFDTAAAGTSYSPTAAASSNPLYGRTDAVNGTYRPEGILGPRSVRFAEITDGLSNTLMVGEKSQKVIKQQGVWVGTRLDKCMACSVASVFGIVGVVDFPINENGGSSTWQRERVFTSRHAGGAQFTLGDGSVRFVPETIDTTTYLRLGQRNDGEVIGEY
- a CDS encoding carboxypeptidase-like regulatory domain-containing protein, whose amino-acid sequence is MFQKPWKWLAILALASAAGCGSSRSDLPDLVNVTGKITVDGKQVPGLRVVFEPEFGRRSVGMTNESGEFYLEYLTQIKGAVPGKHTVKVTWEGEATDADPGATPTASEPGSSVAGILIPSRYNIRSELSAIVSQDKNQFEFALSTKRH